In one window of Halomarina pelagica DNA:
- a CDS encoding rhodanese-like domain-containing protein, with amino-acid sequence MTELRRTAWGMAEEAERNVERLSIEEVLGTYDDEDVTLVDVRDVRELWLEGTIPGAKHAPRGMLEFWADPETKYYRDYFDPGRRYVLFCNEAGRSALAAARLREMGFEDVAHLGGGFTAWQEAGYPIEEVEQRDYENRSDG; translated from the coding sequence ATGACCGAACTGCGCCGTACCGCGTGGGGGATGGCCGAGGAGGCGGAGCGGAACGTAGAGCGCCTCTCGATCGAGGAGGTCCTCGGGACGTACGACGACGAGGACGTGACGCTCGTCGACGTCCGCGACGTGCGCGAGCTGTGGCTCGAGGGGACGATACCGGGCGCGAAGCACGCGCCGCGCGGGATGCTCGAGTTCTGGGCGGACCCGGAGACGAAGTACTACCGCGATTACTTCGACCCGGGGCGGCGCTACGTGCTGTTCTGTAACGAGGCGGGCCGGTCGGCGCTCGCCGCCGCGCGGTTACGCGAGATGGGCTTCGAGGACGTGGCACACCTCGGCGGCGGGTTCACCGCGTGGCAGGAGGCCGGATACCCGATCGAGGAGGTCGAGCAGCGCGACTACGAGAACCGGTCCGACGGGTAG
- a CDS encoding NAD(P)/FAD-dependent oxidoreductase, translated as MTENVVVLGSGYAGAGAVKSIEENLGDRVDLTWISDVDHHLVLHEAHRVIRTPAVKEKIALPVEEIKAPSTRFIQAAVTGLETDDREIELDDGTTVNYDYCVVAIGSRTAFFGIEGLQEHALTLKSLDDALEIHDAVKRAAREASRSDRAQVVVGGAGLSGIQSAGEIAEFRDKHRAPIDIHLVEGLDNVFPPGAPELQEKLDEMLRERDVNIMTGEFIGEVDDDTVYIGDDTELEYDVLLWTGGITGREVAENVDVEQDERSHRFTTRSTFQTSDERVFALGDTALVEQLDGEPAPPTAQAAWQAAEVVGENVKRAVNGQPLKQWEHVDKGTLISVGDEAVAYGVKPANGFSLPVKLFGGFPAEALKKSVASRWINRVSGPGRAAKAWPDM; from the coding sequence ATGACGGAAAACGTCGTCGTCCTCGGTTCCGGGTACGCCGGGGCCGGCGCGGTCAAGAGTATCGAAGAGAACCTCGGTGATCGAGTCGACCTGACGTGGATCTCCGACGTGGACCACCACCTGGTGCTCCACGAGGCCCACCGCGTCATCCGTACCCCCGCGGTCAAGGAGAAGATCGCCCTCCCCGTCGAGGAGATCAAGGCCCCCTCCACCCGGTTCATCCAGGCCGCGGTCACCGGCCTCGAGACCGACGACCGCGAGATCGAACTCGACGACGGAACGACCGTCAACTACGACTACTGCGTGGTCGCCATCGGCTCGCGAACCGCCTTCTTCGGCATCGAGGGGTTACAGGAGCACGCCCTGACCCTCAAGTCGCTCGACGACGCGCTCGAGATCCACGACGCCGTCAAGCGGGCCGCCCGCGAGGCCTCGCGCAGCGACCGCGCCCAGGTCGTCGTCGGCGGCGCGGGCCTCTCCGGCATTCAGAGCGCCGGCGAGATCGCCGAGTTCCGCGACAAGCACCGCGCGCCCATCGACATCCACCTCGTCGAGGGGCTCGACAACGTCTTCCCGCCCGGCGCGCCCGAACTACAGGAGAAGCTCGACGAGATGCTCCGCGAGCGCGACGTCAACATCATGACCGGCGAGTTCATCGGCGAGGTCGACGACGACACCGTCTACATCGGCGACGACACCGAACTCGAGTACGACGTCCTCCTCTGGACCGGCGGGATCACGGGCCGGGAGGTCGCGGAGAACGTCGACGTCGAACAGGACGAGCGCAGCCACCGCTTCACTACCCGCTCGACGTTCCAGACGAGCGACGAGCGCGTCTTTGCGCTCGGCGACACCGCGCTCGTCGAACAGCTCGACGGCGAACCCGCCCCGCCCACCGCACAGGCGGCCTGGCAGGCCGCCGAGGTCGTCGGCGAGAACGTAAAGCGCGCCGTGAACGGCCAGCCGCTCAAGCAGTGGGAGCACGTCGACAAGGGGACGCTCATCTCGGTCGGCGACGAGGCCGTCGCCTACGGCGTCAAACCCGCTAACGGCTTCTCGCTCCCCGTAAAGCTGTTCGGCGGGTTCCCCGCCGAGGCGCTCAAGAAGTCGGTCGCCTCGCGCTGGATCAACCGCGTCTCGGGTCCCGGTCGCGCCGCGAAGGCGTGGCCGGATATGTAG
- a CDS encoding HTH domain-containing protein: protein MSSIELTSSQREILQELINLYGVSERAVKGEDIAAKVDRNPGTIRNQMQSLKALQLVEGVPGPKGGYKPTATAYEALELEQLDEPADVPFYHNGERVPDANVQEIDLTSVHHPELCRAEIRLHGSIKDFHEGDTVVVGPTPRSKLRIEGVLDGKDDTNNVLIVSTTGMEAPSGEEAPEH from the coding sequence ATGTCATCAATCGAACTCACCTCGAGCCAGCGTGAGATCCTCCAGGAACTCATCAACCTCTATGGGGTCTCGGAGCGGGCGGTAAAGGGCGAGGACATCGCGGCGAAGGTAGACCGCAACCCGGGCACCATCCGCAACCAGATGCAGAGCCTCAAGGCGCTCCAGCTGGTCGAGGGCGTCCCGGGACCGAAAGGGGGGTACAAACCGACCGCGACCGCCTACGAGGCGCTCGAACTCGAACAGCTCGACGAACCGGCGGACGTCCCCTTCTACCACAACGGCGAGCGCGTCCCGGACGCGAACGTCCAGGAGATCGACCTGACGAGCGTCCACCACCCCGAACTCTGTCGCGCCGAGATCCGCCTGCACGGCTCCATCAAAGACTTCCACGAGGGCGACACCGTCGTCGTCGGTCCGACCCCCCGCTCGAAGCTCCGCATCGAGGGCGTCCTCGACGGGAAGGACGACACGAACAACGTCCTCATCGTCTCGACGACGGGCATGGAAGCGCCCTCCGGCGAGGAAGCGCCCGAGCACTGA
- a CDS encoding NAD-dependent epimerase/dehydratase family protein — MEGKRVLVTGGAGFIGSNLANHLAASNDVVAVDDLYLGTPDNLDDAVTFVEASVLDDDLPTDVDVVFHLAALSSYKMHEENPRVGARVNVEGFVNTVDQARHDGCDTVVYASTSSIYGSRTEPSPESMPVEARTGYEASKLARERYGEYFYNHYDVRCAGLRFFSVYQGFEGGNEEHKGEYANTVAQFTHQIANGERPVLFGDGSQTRDFTHVDDVVRGIELAADHRLQGVYNLGTGESYSFNEMIDMINAELGTDVEPEYVENPLPVYVHDTMADPTKMREATGWEPRVDFEEGVARVCAPYR, encoded by the coding sequence ATGGAAGGCAAACGAGTCCTCGTGACGGGCGGTGCCGGATTCATCGGGTCGAACCTCGCCAACCACCTCGCGGCGTCGAACGACGTCGTCGCCGTGGACGACCTCTACCTCGGCACGCCCGACAACCTCGACGACGCCGTGACGTTCGTCGAGGCGAGCGTCCTCGACGACGACCTCCCCACCGACGTGGACGTCGTGTTTCACCTCGCCGCCCTCTCCTCGTACAAGATGCACGAGGAGAACCCCCGCGTCGGCGCGCGGGTGAACGTCGAGGGGTTCGTCAACACCGTCGATCAGGCCCGTCACGACGGCTGTGACACGGTCGTCTACGCCTCCACCTCCTCCATCTACGGCTCGCGCACCGAACCCTCGCCGGAGTCGATGCCCGTCGAGGCCCGCACGGGCTACGAGGCGTCGAAGCTCGCCCGCGAACGCTACGGCGAGTACTTCTACAACCACTACGACGTGCGCTGTGCCGGCCTCCGCTTTTTCTCCGTCTACCAGGGGTTCGAGGGCGGCAACGAGGAGCACAAGGGCGAGTACGCCAACACGGTCGCCCAGTTCACCCACCAGATCGCGAACGGCGAGCGGCCCGTCCTCTTCGGCGACGGCTCGCAGACCCGCGACTTCACCCACGTCGACGACGTCGTCCGCGGCATCGAACTCGCCGCCGACCACCGCCTCCAGGGGGTCTACAACCTGGGGACCGGCGAGAGCTACTCGTTCAACGAGATGATCGACATGATCAACGCCGAACTCGGCACCGACGTCGAGCCGGAGTACGTCGAGAACCCCCTGCCGGTGTACGTCCACGACACGATGGCCGATCCCACGAAGATGCGGGAGGCGACCGGGTGGGAGCCGCGGGTCGACTTCGAGGAGGGCGTCGCCCGGGTCTGCGCCCCCTACCGGTGA